A stretch of Geomonas oryzisoli DNA encodes these proteins:
- a CDS encoding thermonuclease family protein, which yields MKKAGWLLVLWSSLLLLAAPAHAQNDPHHPGHIIEGLVVGVSEGDRLTVNSYGTEIPVRLYGVAAPQTAKIDKFTGWYKPGQPYSEDAFRALSLKVLHQTVRIEIRETLVYKTEPTQVAVAVVYLDGRNINLEMLNDGWAWANRRLLTRGDHPHYMGIERMARARRMGLWAQENPQPPWEFKPHVKLKSKQN from the coding sequence TTGAAAAAAGCCGGCTGGTTATTGGTGCTGTGGTCGTCTCTGCTCCTTCTGGCAGCGCCGGCCCATGCCCAGAACGATCCCCATCACCCGGGTCACATCATCGAAGGGCTGGTGGTCGGCGTCAGCGAAGGCGACCGCCTCACCGTCAATTCCTACGGCACCGAGATCCCGGTACGACTCTACGGCGTCGCGGCTCCCCAGACTGCCAAGATCGACAAGTTCACCGGCTGGTACAAGCCGGGCCAGCCCTACTCAGAGGATGCCTTCCGCGCCCTGTCCCTGAAGGTGCTGCACCAGACGGTGCGCATCGAAATCCGCGAGACGCTGGTCTACAAGACCGAACCGACCCAGGTCGCCGTGGCCGTGGTCTACCTGGATGGCCGCAACATCAACCTCGAGATGCTCAACGACGGCTGGGCCTGGGCCAACCGCAGGCTCCTCACCAGGGGCGACCATCCCCACTACATGGGCATCGAGCGGATGGCCCGTGCCCGCCGCATGGGTCTGTGGGCCCAGGAAAATCCGCAGCCCCCCTGGGAGTTCAAGCCGCACGTGAAGCTAAAATCGAAACAGAACTGA